One genomic segment of Bacillus oleivorans includes these proteins:
- a CDS encoding permease, whose translation MFTDILRSFLSIALELTVLFIGISFLVSLLQGLIPYEKLNKYLSGKNTFTGALAAIAFAFITPFCSCSTIPVVVNLLHKNVRFGIVMIFLFASPVLDPTIITLMTALLGVKVAIAYTLITSILSVIIGLTLEKLGFETAVKKVKMTGFNEQQVNFNIKGALKETIDLMKTVYPYLLIGAAIGSVIYGAVPTEWIVTYFGEDKWWLVPIAAVIGIPLYIRLSTMIPLSQILIAKGMAFPPMMALMIGATGASLPELALLNSIFKKKLVSAFVVSVVCMASISGFLFYFI comes from the coding sequence ATGTTTACTGATATCTTACGAAGCTTTCTATCCATTGCTTTAGAACTGACGGTTCTTTTTATTGGAATCTCTTTTCTCGTGAGCCTGCTTCAGGGGCTAATCCCTTATGAAAAGCTTAACAAATATTTATCTGGAAAGAACACATTTACTGGAGCACTGGCAGCCATTGCATTTGCATTTATTACGCCATTTTGTTCTTGTTCGACGATTCCGGTAGTGGTGAATCTTTTACATAAAAATGTTCGTTTTGGAATTGTGATGATCTTTTTATTTGCATCGCCTGTTCTAGATCCAACCATTATTACATTAATGACCGCGTTATTAGGTGTGAAAGTCGCAATCGCCTATACACTCATAACGTCAATTTTATCAGTCATTATCGGTTTAACACTTGAAAAACTTGGGTTTGAAACGGCAGTAAAAAAAGTAAAAATGACTGGCTTTAATGAGCAGCAAGTAAATTTCAACATTAAAGGTGCCCTTAAAGAAACCATTGATTTAATGAAAACAGTGTATCCTTATCTTCTTATCGGTGCAGCGATTGGCTCTGTTATATACGGAGCAGTTCCAACCGAATGGATTGTCACCTATTTTGGTGAAGATAAATGGTGGCTTGTACCGATAGCAGCTGTGATTGGAATTCCTTTGTATATTCGTTTATCAACTATGATTCCTTTATCTCAAATTTTAATTGCAAAAGGGATGGCGTTTCCTCCCATGATGGCCCTAATGATTGGGGCAACGGGTGCCAGTTTGCCGGAATTAGCCCTATTAAACTCGATATTTAAGAAAAAACTTGTTTCAGCATTTGTTGTATCGGTCGTATGTATGGCTTCGATTTCAGGATTTCTCTTTTATTTCATTTAA
- a CDS encoding SDR family NAD(P)-dependent oxidoreductase yields MGRFDDKVIVITGAAGGIGKAVAKKVTSEGAKVALVDLNLDAVQNVISELGLDDSRAIALQADVSQEDQVKAYVDVTVDKFGKIDGFLNNAGVEGKTANVEEYPTDVFEFVFNVNVKGAYFGLKYMVPVMKKQGYGSIVNTASLAGLMGSPGMIAYNSSKHAVIGMTRVVATEVAKLGIRVNAVAPGVINTRMMRQIEENTAPGAAEAAQKAYNNAVPMGRYGEPEEVANVTSFLLSDEASYVTQSIYTVDGGLIMQ; encoded by the coding sequence ATGGGCAGATTTGATGATAAAGTAATCGTAATTACAGGGGCAGCTGGCGGTATCGGTAAAGCAGTTGCAAAAAAAGTAACAAGTGAAGGAGCAAAAGTTGCATTAGTAGATTTAAATCTCGATGCTGTTCAAAATGTTATCAGTGAATTAGGTTTAGATGATTCAAGAGCGATTGCCCTTCAGGCTGACGTTTCCCAAGAAGATCAGGTTAAAGCCTATGTAGATGTAACTGTTGATAAATTTGGAAAAATCGACGGTTTCTTAAACAATGCAGGAGTTGAAGGGAAAACTGCTAATGTAGAAGAGTATCCTACCGATGTATTTGAGTTTGTCTTTAACGTGAATGTTAAAGGTGCATACTTTGGCTTGAAATATATGGTACCTGTTATGAAAAAGCAAGGATATGGAAGTATAGTAAATACTGCTTCTTTAGCAGGGTTAATGGGATCACCAGGGATGATTGCTTATAACTCATCGAAACACGCTGTTATTGGGATGACCAGAGTAGTAGCAACAGAAGTGGCAAAGTTAGGTATTCGCGTAAACGCTGTAGCGCCTGGTGTAATCAATACCCGTATGATGAGACAAATTGAAGAGAATACGGCTCCCGGTGCAGCAGAAGCAGCTCAAAAAGCTTATAACAATGCTGTTCCAATGGGAAGATACGGTGAACCAGAAGAAGTTGCTAATGTCACAAGCTTCTTATTATCAGATGAAGCTTCCTATGTAACGCAATCTATCTATACTGTTGATGGCGGTTTAATCATGCAATAA
- a CDS encoding LLM class flavin-dependent oxidoreductase, whose product MQKNQENKNSPFEIGIYTLADIGPDPLTGQTISAKQRLDEVVEAAKLADEAGLDVFGVGEHHRLDYAVSTPPVVLAAISQVTKKIKLTSTTTVLSTVDPVRLFEDFATLDLLSNGRAEVIAGRGAFIESFPLFGYELNDYDALFEENTNLFLKLNQEEMVTWKGHFRPSLRNAEIAPRPLQKQIPFWIGVGGTPESAARAGRYGVGLALAILGGDPMRFKPLVDVYRQTAREVGHSLDTLKVGVTGHAYIAETNEQAKEDFYPYYSNYWNYVNKQRGMASHMTRDNFEYLASPETALFVGSPEQIIEKVLHQHELFGHQRFLAQMDIGGLPFSKIAKGIELLATKVAPVLRRELCK is encoded by the coding sequence ATGCAGAAGAATCAAGAAAATAAAAATTCACCTTTTGAAATTGGGATATATACATTGGCAGATATTGGACCAGACCCATTGACAGGACAAACAATCAGTGCAAAACAGCGACTGGATGAAGTGGTGGAGGCGGCTAAGCTTGCTGATGAAGCAGGTTTAGATGTATTTGGGGTCGGGGAACATCACCGGCTTGACTATGCGGTCTCGACTCCACCCGTTGTGTTGGCAGCTATTTCACAAGTGACGAAAAAGATAAAATTAACAAGTACGACAACCGTTTTAAGCACGGTTGATCCGGTGAGGCTGTTTGAGGACTTTGCAACATTAGATCTTCTCTCAAACGGCCGGGCAGAAGTGATCGCTGGGCGCGGTGCTTTTATTGAATCTTTCCCTTTATTTGGCTACGAACTAAACGACTATGATGCGTTATTTGAAGAGAATACTAACCTTTTTCTTAAATTGAATCAAGAAGAAATGGTAACGTGGAAAGGTCATTTTCGCCCAAGTTTAAGAAATGCTGAGATCGCCCCTCGTCCGCTTCAGAAGCAAATTCCATTTTGGATCGGTGTGGGCGGAACCCCTGAAAGTGCTGCAAGAGCAGGCCGATATGGAGTGGGCTTAGCACTTGCAATATTAGGCGGTGATCCAATGCGTTTTAAACCGCTCGTTGACGTTTATCGCCAAACTGCCAGGGAAGTGGGCCATAGTCTTGATACACTTAAAGTTGGAGTTACAGGCCACGCCTATATTGCTGAGACAAATGAGCAGGCAAAGGAAGATTTTTATCCTTACTATTCAAACTACTGGAATTACGTGAATAAACAGCGTGGCATGGCTTCTCATATGACACGCGATAACTTTGAGTATTTAGCAAGTCCAGAAACCGCTTTGTTTGTAGGCAGTCCTGAGCAAATTATAGAAAAAGTGCTGCACCAGCATGAGCTGTTTGGCCATCAGCGTTTCTTGGCACAAATGGATATAGGCGGATTACCATTTTCAAAGATTGCGAAAGGAATTGAACTGCTAGCAACAAAAGTAGCCCCTGTATTACGTCGGGAACTATGTAAATAA
- a CDS encoding DUF4367 domain-containing protein produces the protein MKKFSLLLLGFLFIMALAACGADKSLDKSEVLSKSVEATKSLESYSVEMNMDIDMMDMKSNLTATGDITHNPDAMYLNLNMGMPGMSMDMEMYLQDEEAYMSMFGEWMKMDAAEMGISDFDQLNQEEMEKLTQFTEQFEMTEEENAYVLKLSGNDESYKVLIEDLVMSSMGDFSGDPYMEEMIESIKINKLDLEIRIDKETFFQTAQTFDVELEMVEEGTTTPIKLKGDFTTSNLNKVEPIEIPAEVKENAVAEEEMDPFAEGMSVEEIQELVTYTVPQPAELPEGYVYTEGYYDETMDSVMLSYDKDPENWVMVTVYPTEVMSLADMEGEPVTVHGTDGIYYEMDGYFSVSWEQDGLLIELAGVGTELTKEQLIEIAESVQ, from the coding sequence ATGAAAAAGTTTAGTCTATTATTATTAGGCTTTTTATTTATAATGGCTTTAGCTGCTTGCGGGGCGGACAAGTCTTTAGACAAGTCTGAAGTTTTAAGTAAATCCGTTGAAGCAACTAAGTCGCTTGAAAGCTATTCAGTTGAAATGAATATGGACATCGATATGATGGACATGAAGTCAAACTTAACAGCAACAGGAGATATCACTCATAATCCAGATGCTATGTATCTCAACCTGAACATGGGAATGCCAGGAATGAGCATGGATATGGAAATGTACCTGCAAGATGAAGAAGCGTACATGAGCATGTTTGGCGAATGGATGAAAATGGACGCTGCTGAAATGGGAATAAGCGATTTTGATCAGCTTAACCAAGAAGAAATGGAAAAATTGACCCAATTTACGGAGCAATTTGAAATGACAGAAGAAGAGAATGCGTATGTTTTAAAACTGTCAGGCAATGATGAGTCATACAAGGTATTAATTGAGGATCTGGTTATGTCATCAATGGGTGATTTCTCTGGAGATCCTTATATGGAAGAAATGATAGAATCTATCAAAATTAATAAGTTAGACTTAGAAATTCGAATCGACAAGGAAACATTCTTCCAAACTGCTCAAACCTTTGATGTTGAGCTTGAAATGGTTGAGGAAGGGACTACTACACCTATTAAATTGAAGGGAGATTTTACTACTTCAAATTTAAATAAGGTGGAACCAATCGAGATACCGGCGGAAGTAAAAGAGAATGCTGTGGCAGAGGAAGAAATGGATCCATTTGCTGAAGGTATGAGTGTAGAAGAAATTCAGGAATTAGTCACTTATACAGTACCACAACCTGCAGAGCTTCCAGAAGGCTATGTCTATACTGAAGGCTATTACGATGAAACGATGGACAGTGTGATGTTAAGCTATGACAAAGATCCGGAAAACTGGGTAATGGTAACGGTTTATCCTACTGAGGTTATGAGCTTAGCAGATATGGAAGGGGAACCAGTTACCGTTCACGGTACTGATGGGATTTATTATGAGATGGATGGTTACTTCAGTGTTAGCTGGGAACAAGACGGTCTGTTAATCGAATTAGCCGGAGTGGGAACTGAGCTAACAAAAGAACAATTGATCGAGATTGCAGAGAGTGTACAATAG
- a CDS encoding MBL fold metallo-hydrolase encodes MDKEMNYGQDYKFIPATSVGSGVGIQVLPDLYCYTNQIVNIVFAGDPETGEFVLVDAGMPHAAEEIISETEERFGRNSRPKAIILTHGHFDHVGSIIELVDHWDIPVYAHELEFPYLTGEKSYPAPDSSVEGGMVAKMSPLFPNEPINIGKHLEKLPADGTVPYLADFCWIHTPGHTPGHVSFFREKDRVIIAGDAFVTVKQDVLYKVITQELEISGPPRYFTPDWKSAKESVVKIEQLKPEVAITGHGQPLSGELLSQSLAELARDFDTIALPRYGKYVDKEIH; translated from the coding sequence ATGGATAAGGAGATGAATTACGGACAGGATTATAAATTCATTCCTGCAACATCAGTGGGAAGTGGTGTTGGCATTCAAGTATTACCTGATTTATATTGCTATACGAATCAAATTGTAAATATTGTTTTTGCTGGTGACCCAGAAACTGGCGAATTTGTTTTAGTCGATGCGGGGATGCCCCATGCAGCTGAAGAAATTATTTCAGAGACTGAGGAACGTTTTGGCAGAAACAGCCGGCCAAAAGCGATTATATTAACACATGGCCATTTTGATCACGTTGGATCCATTATTGAGTTGGTGGACCATTGGGATATTCCTGTATATGCTCATGAATTAGAATTTCCTTACTTAACAGGGGAAAAGAGCTATCCTGCACCAGATTCATCTGTTGAAGGGGGTATGGTCGCGAAAATGTCTCCGCTGTTTCCTAATGAACCGATAAACATAGGCAAACATCTTGAAAAACTGCCAGCAGATGGAACAGTCCCTTATTTGGCTGATTTCTGCTGGATCCATACTCCCGGCCATACACCTGGTCATGTTTCATTCTTTAGGGAGAAAGACAGGGTTATAATAGCGGGTGATGCCTTTGTAACCGTTAAGCAGGATGTTCTTTATAAAGTCATTACGCAAGAACTGGAAATCAGCGGTCCTCCCCGTTATTTTACGCCTGATTGGAAATCTGCCAAGGAGTCAGTGGTGAAAATTGAGCAATTAAAACCAGAAGTTGCGATTACTGGACATGGCCAGCCATTGTCAGGTGAACTGTTGTCTCAAAGCTTAGCAGAATTGGCTCGGGATTTTGATACGATTGCTCTTCCTCGCTACGGGAAGTATGTTGATAAAGAGATACATTAA
- a CDS encoding ring-cleaving dioxygenase: MNGLKGIHHVTAITSSAEKNYQFFTYVLGMRLVKKTVNQDDIQTYHLFFADDTGSPGTDMTFFDFPGIPKGFHGTNEISKTSFRVPTDEALDYWIKRFDRLGVKHTGIREQFGKKTLSFVDFDDQQYQLISDENNEGVASGTPWQKGPIPLEYAITGLGPIFVRIADFDYFKEMLEKVLQFKEIGKEGSFHLFEVGKGGNGAQVIVEHNVILPPARQGYGTVHHAAFRVEDRSVLDEWIARMASFGYQTSGFVDRYFFGSLYARVAPQILFEFATDGPGFMGDEPYETLGEKLSLPPFLEPKREQIERLVRPIDTVRSTIEFEKE; this comes from the coding sequence ATGAATGGTTTAAAAGGAATTCACCACGTAACTGCGATTACAAGCAGTGCAGAAAAGAACTATCAGTTTTTCACATATGTATTAGGTATGCGTTTAGTTAAAAAAACAGTAAATCAGGATGATATTCAAACCTATCATTTGTTCTTTGCAGATGATACGGGAAGCCCTGGTACAGATATGACTTTCTTTGATTTTCCTGGGATTCCGAAAGGATTTCACGGTACAAATGAGATTTCCAAAACATCATTCCGTGTGCCGACAGATGAGGCTTTGGATTATTGGATAAAGCGATTTGATCGTTTAGGTGTCAAACATACCGGCATAAGAGAACAATTTGGGAAAAAGACTCTTTCTTTTGTCGATTTTGATGATCAGCAATACCAATTGATATCTGATGAAAATAATGAAGGAGTTGCATCTGGAACGCCGTGGCAGAAAGGTCCGATTCCTTTAGAGTATGCGATTACTGGTTTAGGACCTATTTTTGTCCGGATTGCAGATTTTGATTATTTTAAAGAGATGCTGGAGAAAGTCCTGCAATTCAAGGAAATAGGAAAAGAAGGCTCATTCCATTTGTTTGAAGTTGGCAAAGGAGGAAATGGAGCACAGGTGATTGTGGAACATAATGTGATTCTCCCCCCGGCTCGCCAGGGGTATGGGACTGTTCATCATGCTGCATTCCGTGTTGAGGATCGTTCCGTTTTAGATGAATGGATTGCAAGAATGGCTAGTTTTGGGTACCAAACATCAGGTTTTGTGGACCGTTATTTCTTTGGTTCCTTATATGCAAGAGTAGCTCCACAAATCCTATTTGAATTTGCAACGGATGGACCTGGATTTATGGGAGATGAGCCATATGAAACACTGGGGGAAAAGTTATCCTTGCCTCCATTTTTAGAGCCAAAACGTGAACAAATTGAAAGATTAGTCCGCCCTATTGATACAGTAAGAAGCACAATTGAATTCGAAAAGGAATAG
- the brnQ gene encoding branched-chain amino acid transport system II carrier protein, translating to MNNKLSFSSYLAIGFMLFALFFGAGNLIFPAQLGQYSGTNIWPAAIGFLITGVGLPLLGILAMGYSGSRNLQELSSRVHPAYGVFFTALLYLTIGPFFAAPRTGTVAYEVGISPFFPEGTEQLGLLIFSAIFFAIALIFSLNPSKIVDNVGKILAPSLVVLLIVLLGAAVVNPMGEAGVPLDAYKDGAFVKGFLEGYNTMDALASLVFGIIVINAIRALGITDKGDILRATAKTGVIATGLLALIYVGIAYLGSTTTEALGLFDTGGPVLSGAASYYFGTFGSVMLAVLIILACLTTAIGLITANAEYFHTLLPRFSYKTLVVFFTVITFVFANFGLANIITYSVPVLMFLYPLAIVLMLLTFLSPLFNHSRMVYVATISVTFLISIIDGFKTLCSLLGIDYYGWLAPIVSFYEEYLPLYPQGLGWLVPFIVVTLVTGVLARFQKVTAAAEA from the coding sequence ATGAATAATAAACTATCATTTTCTTCTTATTTAGCAATTGGATTTATGCTATTTGCACTATTTTTTGGAGCCGGGAACTTAATCTTTCCAGCACAGCTTGGCCAATATTCCGGAACCAATATATGGCCAGCTGCAATTGGATTTTTAATTACTGGTGTAGGACTGCCGCTGCTTGGAATTTTAGCAATGGGATATTCAGGAAGCAGGAACCTGCAAGAATTGTCAAGTAGAGTTCACCCAGCCTATGGGGTATTCTTCACAGCTCTGCTTTATTTAACAATTGGTCCATTCTTTGCTGCTCCCCGTACAGGGACAGTAGCTTATGAAGTAGGGATATCACCATTTTTCCCTGAAGGAACAGAACAATTAGGGCTGCTCATTTTTTCAGCAATATTTTTTGCAATTGCCCTTATATTCTCACTAAATCCAAGTAAAATTGTTGATAACGTTGGGAAGATTTTGGCTCCATCTCTTGTTGTTTTACTTATTGTTTTATTAGGAGCTGCAGTAGTGAATCCGATGGGGGAAGCAGGAGTTCCTCTAGATGCATACAAAGATGGAGCATTCGTAAAAGGGTTCTTAGAAGGATATAACACAATGGATGCACTCGCTTCCCTAGTATTCGGGATCATTGTTATTAATGCGATTCGTGCTCTAGGTATAACTGATAAGGGTGATATTCTTCGCGCAACCGCTAAAACAGGAGTCATTGCCACCGGTTTACTTGCTCTAATCTATGTCGGAATTGCCTATTTAGGATCTACAACGACTGAAGCTCTAGGTCTTTTTGATACAGGCGGACCGGTTCTCAGCGGAGCTGCTTCCTATTATTTTGGAACTTTCGGGTCTGTTATGCTTGCTGTACTCATTATTCTAGCTTGTTTAACAACAGCAATCGGGTTGATTACAGCAAATGCCGAGTATTTCCATACTTTACTTCCTAGATTTAGCTATAAAACATTAGTTGTGTTCTTTACTGTTATTACATTTGTATTTGCAAACTTTGGATTAGCGAACATCATTACTTATTCTGTTCCAGTACTCATGTTCCTATATCCTTTAGCGATTGTTTTAATGCTTTTAACATTCCTGTCACCACTATTTAATCACTCCCGTATGGTGTATGTGGCAACAATCTCTGTAACATTCCTGATAAGTATTATCGATGGTTTTAAAACTTTATGTTCTTTACTAGGCATCGATTACTATGGATGGTTAGCACCAATCGTTTCGTTCTATGAAGAATATTTACCGTTATATCCTCAAGGACTCGGATGGCTGGTACCATTTATCGTGGTTACTCTTGTGACAGGGGTACTTGCCAGATTTCAAAAAGTAACTGCCGCTGCTGAAGCGTAA
- a CDS encoding GntR family transcriptional regulator — translation MPIPANHLKPVRKTAKENVFTQLQQWIIDGTLLPGEKLNDTELAEVLGVSRTPVREALQLLEVQGFVKMYPGKATQVTEVKKESIYELLPPLAVLQALAAELVIPHLTDDVISLLESTNDRFAVAVRSENYFAALKIDEEFHQIIVDTAQNSYIHQIISQLQAHVRRLFFHNSIKLTEKSVEEHSKIIELLKNQDAENASALMRTNWLKY, via the coding sequence ATGCCGATTCCAGCAAACCATTTAAAGCCTGTCCGTAAAACGGCTAAAGAGAACGTATTTACTCAACTTCAACAATGGATTATTGATGGGACCTTGCTGCCAGGTGAAAAATTAAATGATACAGAACTTGCTGAAGTCTTAGGTGTTAGCCGAACCCCTGTCCGAGAAGCTTTACAACTTCTTGAAGTCCAAGGGTTTGTTAAAATGTACCCTGGAAAAGCCACTCAAGTAACGGAAGTCAAAAAGGAATCCATATATGAACTTCTTCCCCCGCTTGCAGTGCTGCAAGCTTTAGCTGCAGAACTCGTCATTCCTCATCTAACTGATGATGTGATTTCATTACTAGAGAGTACCAATGACCGGTTTGCAGTAGCCGTCCGTTCGGAAAATTATTTTGCTGCACTTAAAATCGATGAAGAATTCCACCAAATCATCGTCGATACCGCACAAAATTCATATATCCACCAGATTATCTCACAACTTCAGGCTCATGTCCGAAGACTATTTTTCCATAACTCGATTAAGTTAACCGAAAAATCGGTCGAAGAACACTCCAAAATAATAGAACTATTAAAAAATCAGGATGCTGAAAATGCCTCCGCCTTAATGCGCACAAATTGGCTAAAATATTAA
- a CDS encoding amidohydrolase family protein, with protein sequence MVHSSYWLTNVLLETGYKYEHNEVIGTNTDLFHILIKDGEIAKIVSEMNDTDFKIPVYDAKKKLMLPAFKEMHIHIDKSYYGGPWKAVRPVKNIMGRFKEERELLPKQLPFAKERAEKILNLLVGYGSTHVRTHCNIDPVIGLKNLEATMGALDSFAGKISSEVVAFPQHGLLRSDVKELVKESMKHGAALVGGVDPATVDENIEESLYTMMDIAVEADAGVDIHIHDRDYLGIYTMKKLADLTEEAGWQGRVTVSHAFGFAGVSEKAAAELAERFAELRMKVTSTVPIGRLIMPLPLLREKGVRVELGTDSLTDHWSPFGTGDNLEKASRLAEVYGYADEYSLSQTLGFITGGITPLNKKGEQVWPVAGEKFKAVFVEASCSAEAVARKTKRAAVFHNGVLVSGQL encoded by the coding sequence ATTGTGCATTCCTCTTATTGGTTAACAAATGTTTTATTAGAAACAGGTTATAAATATGAACATAATGAAGTTATAGGGACAAATACCGACCTATTTCACATTTTGATTAAAGATGGAGAAATCGCCAAAATTGTTTCGGAAATGAATGATACTGATTTTAAAATACCAGTTTATGATGCAAAGAAAAAGTTAATGCTGCCGGCTTTTAAAGAAATGCATATCCATATAGATAAAAGCTATTACGGCGGGCCATGGAAGGCGGTGCGTCCAGTCAAGAATATTATGGGCAGATTCAAAGAAGAAAGGGAGCTGTTGCCAAAGCAATTACCCTTCGCCAAGGAACGGGCTGAAAAGATTTTGAACTTGCTAGTAGGTTATGGCTCAACCCATGTTCGAACTCACTGTAATATAGACCCCGTAATCGGGCTAAAAAACTTAGAAGCAACTATGGGAGCACTCGATTCGTTTGCGGGTAAAATCTCATCTGAGGTAGTGGCGTTTCCGCAACATGGATTACTCCGTTCGGACGTAAAGGAACTTGTTAAAGAATCGATGAAACATGGAGCTGCATTAGTGGGCGGCGTTGATCCGGCAACAGTCGATGAAAACATTGAAGAATCCCTATATACAATGATGGATATTGCTGTTGAAGCTGATGCAGGTGTTGATATCCATATCCATGACCGGGATTATTTAGGTATTTATACGATGAAAAAGCTGGCCGATTTAACAGAGGAGGCAGGATGGCAAGGAAGAGTAACAGTTAGCCATGCATTTGGTTTTGCAGGTGTTTCAGAGAAAGCAGCTGCAGAACTTGCCGAGCGTTTTGCTGAACTCCGCATGAAAGTCACCTCTACCGTTCCGATTGGCAGACTGATCATGCCCCTTCCATTACTCCGTGAAAAGGGAGTAAGAGTAGAACTGGGAACGGATAGTCTTACTGATCACTGGTCTCCCTTTGGAACTGGTGATAATTTAGAAAAAGCAAGCCGACTGGCGGAAGTGTATGGGTATGCAGACGAATACTCCTTATCCCAGACACTAGGCTTTATTACTGGGGGAATAACCCCGCTAAATAAAAAGGGAGAGCAAGTATGGCCGGTGGCTGGTGAGAAATTTAAAGCTGTTTTCGTCGAAGCGTCCTGTTCCGCTGAGGCAGTGGCGAGGAAGACAAAACGTGCAGCTGTTTTTCATAACGGTGTGCTCGTATCTGGTCAGCTATAA